From Skermanella sp. TT6, a single genomic window includes:
- a CDS encoding aldo/keto reductase, whose product MEKRQLGRSGLTVVPLCLGGNVFGWTIDEPTSHRLLDAFVEQGFNFIDTADSYSTWAPGNTGGESETIIGSWLKGRGDRDRLVIATKVGSEMGPGKKGLAPAYIRTAVEDSLRRLRTDYIDLYQSHWDDPETPFEDTLAAYQDLIDQGKVRAVGASNLGPARLREALEVGGKPGLARYESLQPEYNLFDRAGYEADLEGICRENQLGVISYYSLASGFLSGKYRSPEDAGKSPRGQGVVSKYLNDRGLAILAALDEVAARHDANPSQVALAWLIARPGLTAPIVSATSLEQLKDLTAAARLILDRASIDRLDKASGG is encoded by the coding sequence ATGGAAAAGCGGCAACTCGGCCGGTCGGGCCTGACGGTCGTCCCGCTCTGTCTCGGCGGCAACGTGTTCGGCTGGACGATCGACGAGCCGACCTCCCACCGGCTGCTCGACGCCTTCGTCGAGCAGGGCTTCAATTTCATCGACACGGCGGATTCCTATTCGACCTGGGCGCCCGGCAACACGGGCGGCGAGTCGGAGACCATCATCGGGAGCTGGCTCAAGGGCCGAGGCGACCGCGACAGGCTGGTGATCGCGACGAAGGTCGGGTCGGAGATGGGACCGGGAAAGAAGGGCTTGGCACCGGCCTACATCCGGACCGCGGTGGAAGATTCCCTGCGCCGCCTCCGGACCGACTATATCGACCTGTACCAGTCCCACTGGGACGATCCGGAGACTCCTTTCGAGGACACGCTGGCGGCGTACCAGGACCTGATCGACCAGGGAAAGGTGAGGGCGGTCGGCGCCTCCAACCTCGGCCCGGCACGCCTTCGGGAGGCGCTCGAGGTCGGCGGCAAGCCGGGCCTGGCACGTTATGAGTCGCTCCAACCGGAATACAACCTGTTCGACCGTGCCGGATACGAGGCCGACCTGGAGGGCATCTGCCGCGAGAACCAGCTCGGCGTGATCTCCTATTACTCGCTGGCCAGCGGCTTCCTGTCCGGCAAGTACCGCTCGCCCGAGGATGCCGGCAAGAGCCCGCGCGGCCAGGGCGTCGTCAGCAAGTACCTGAACGACCGAGGCCTGGCGATCCTGGCGGCACTGGACGAGGTCGCGGCGCGGCACGATGCCAATCCGTCCCAGGTCGCGCTGGCATGGCTGATCGCCCGCCCCGGGCTGACGGCGCCGATCGTCAGCGCGACCAGCCTGGAACAATTGAAGGACCTGACCGCGGCCGCACGGCTCATACTTGATCGTGCATCGATCGATCGCTTAGACAAGGCGAGTGGAGGGTGA